The following proteins come from a genomic window of Pyxidicoccus sp. MSG2:
- a CDS encoding peptidylprolyl isomerase, whose protein sequence is MSTASAEALKLPSVQAPSLEGIAVRVPTPDDLTEEDLLRAFHEKRRTLATSRERQPGESLELGDDVQLNIVGYCDGKLIPFSARFGMTTELAPIEALPGFCEAVAEGGKVGESMQIALELPENYPVEPLQGKPARFLVDIVAARQVTMLPDNAPEFLEKLGMGSTLEEVMDNLREELEDELAGQLWVQAQNMVLDELARRAPVELPRALVDEELRRRWVQAEGKAMVEYQFDVDEQQEALQGWLTDPTTRADAERRLHIGIVLKAVTEAEKLQLTPEKLEELIRDHMEPFGFSAEEVHAALRESPETTKRLTELGWYLFAVEHVMNKAKVTFEGAEQG, encoded by the coding sequence GTGAGCACCGCCTCCGCCGAGGCGCTCAAGCTCCCCAGCGTGCAGGCCCCCTCCCTGGAGGGAATCGCCGTGCGCGTGCCCACCCCGGACGACCTGACCGAGGAGGACCTGCTGCGCGCCTTCCACGAGAAGCGCCGGACCCTGGCCACGTCGCGCGAGCGTCAGCCGGGCGAGTCGCTGGAGCTGGGCGACGACGTCCAGCTCAACATCGTGGGCTACTGCGATGGGAAGCTCATTCCCTTCTCCGCGCGCTTCGGCATGACGACGGAGCTGGCGCCCATCGAGGCGCTGCCCGGGTTCTGCGAGGCCGTGGCGGAGGGTGGCAAGGTGGGCGAGTCCATGCAGATTGCCCTCGAGCTGCCGGAGAACTACCCGGTGGAGCCCCTCCAGGGGAAGCCGGCGCGCTTCCTGGTGGACATCGTGGCCGCCCGCCAGGTGACGATGCTGCCGGACAACGCCCCCGAGTTCCTGGAGAAGCTCGGGATGGGCAGCACCCTGGAAGAGGTCATGGACAACCTCCGCGAGGAGCTGGAGGACGAGCTCGCGGGGCAGCTCTGGGTGCAGGCCCAGAACATGGTGCTGGACGAGCTGGCCCGGCGCGCTCCGGTGGAGCTGCCGCGGGCGCTGGTAGACGAGGAGCTCCGCCGCCGCTGGGTCCAGGCCGAGGGCAAGGCCATGGTCGAATACCAGTTCGACGTCGATGAGCAGCAGGAGGCGCTCCAGGGCTGGCTCACGGACCCCACCACGCGCGCGGACGCCGAGCGCCGGCTGCACATCGGCATCGTGCTGAAGGCCGTCACCGAGGCCGAGAAGCTGCAGCTCACGCCGGAGAAGCTCGAGGAGCTGATTCGCGACCACATGGAGCCCTTCGGGTTCAGCGCGGAGGAGGTCCACGCCGCCCTGCGCGAGTCGCCGGAGACGACGAAGCGCCTGACCGAGCTGGGCTGGTACCTGTTCGCCGTGGAGCACGTCATGAACAAGGCGAAGGTCACCTTCGAGGGTGCCGAGCAGGGCTGA
- a CDS encoding glycosyltransferase family 4 protein, which translates to MTVAPFRLGMLIPEFPTQTHAFFWREITALRAAGVEVHVFSTRRPAEDCPHEWAERAASETTYLYPPRLSSALVSPRDFPGMAQALAYIARLSVGAKQKARALGMLACAVDLLHYARERKLDHVHGHSAADAAHVLALCRLLGGPRYSFHLHGDLPVYGTDHGAKAWDATFVAAAARPMQRQLIEDAGLAAERTYTLWMGVDTDRFQPPAKRAEDPRGLHLVSVGRLHLCKGHVHTFSGLRKALDRGLKAHMTVGGRGPHEKEIREAVARFGLEGHVELVGPLGEAAVMELLHRADAFVLSSVGLGEASPVAVMEAMACGVPPVCSIIGGTPDMIEDGTDGLLVAQEDEEGLANAFLRLGQDRALQERMSRAARERAVRTFDYRETSRRLLDAIQESRAPHRQAA; encoded by the coding sequence ATGACCGTCGCTCCCTTTCGCCTGGGAATGCTCATCCCAGAGTTCCCCACGCAGACCCACGCCTTCTTCTGGCGGGAAATCACCGCACTGCGCGCCGCTGGCGTGGAGGTGCACGTCTTCTCGACGAGGCGGCCGGCGGAGGACTGCCCGCATGAATGGGCGGAGCGAGCGGCGTCGGAGACGACGTACCTGTACCCGCCGCGACTGTCGTCGGCGCTGGTGTCGCCGCGGGACTTCCCGGGGATGGCCCAGGCGCTGGCGTATATCGCCCGGCTGTCGGTGGGGGCGAAGCAGAAGGCGCGGGCGCTGGGGATGCTGGCGTGCGCGGTGGACCTGCTGCACTACGCGAGGGAGAGGAAGCTGGACCATGTCCATGGCCATTCGGCCGCGGACGCGGCGCACGTGCTGGCGCTGTGCCGGCTCTTGGGAGGACCGCGCTACAGCTTCCACCTGCACGGGGACCTGCCGGTGTACGGAACGGACCACGGTGCGAAGGCGTGGGACGCGACGTTTGTCGCGGCGGCGGCGCGGCCGATGCAGCGCCAGCTCATCGAGGACGCGGGACTGGCGGCGGAGCGGACGTACACGCTGTGGATGGGGGTGGACACGGACCGCTTCCAGCCCCCGGCGAAGCGGGCGGAGGACCCCCGGGGACTGCACCTGGTGTCCGTGGGACGGCTGCACCTGTGCAAGGGGCACGTGCACACCTTCTCCGGGCTGCGCAAGGCGCTGGACAGGGGACTGAAGGCGCACATGACGGTGGGGGGAAGGGGACCGCACGAGAAGGAAATCCGCGAGGCGGTTGCGCGCTTCGGGCTGGAGGGGCACGTGGAGCTGGTGGGGCCGCTGGGAGAAGCGGCGGTGATGGAGCTGCTGCACCGGGCGGATGCGTTCGTGCTCTCCAGCGTGGGACTGGGAGAGGCGTCGCCGGTGGCGGTGATGGAGGCGATGGCGTGTGGAGTGCCGCCGGTGTGCTCCATCATCGGAGGAACGCCGGACATGATTGAGGACGGGACGGACGGGCTGCTGGTGGCGCAGGAGGATGAGGAGGGATTGGCGAACGCCTTCCTGAGGCTGGGGCAGGACCGGGCACTGCAAGAGCGGATGTCGCGGGCCGCCCGGGAACGAGCGGTGCGCACCTTCGACTACCGCGAGACGAGTCGACGACTGCTGGATGCCATCCAGGAATCGCGCGCGCCTCATCGCCAGGCCGCGTAA
- a CDS encoding glutathione S-transferase family protein codes for MLKLHHLVNSRSQRILWLLEELGLDYELVIYPRDPKTKLAPPELKAIHPLGKSPVLEDDGRVLTESGAIIDSVLRRHGRGRLAPAPDSAEYDTYVHWLHYAEGSAMLPLMLGLYVGRLGEAGAPLKPRISSEVKNHLGYISGALGERDYLVGNSFSAADIQMSFVLEAARPTGALDSLPNLGAYLERLHARPAYQRAIQRGGPLDMGGIGKR; via the coding sequence GTGCTCAAACTGCACCACCTGGTGAACTCCCGTTCGCAGCGAATCCTCTGGCTCCTGGAGGAGTTGGGGCTCGACTACGAGCTCGTCATCTACCCGCGCGACCCGAAGACGAAGCTCGCGCCTCCCGAGCTCAAGGCCATCCATCCACTCGGCAAGTCCCCGGTCCTCGAGGACGATGGGCGGGTCCTCACCGAGTCCGGAGCCATCATCGACTCCGTCTTGCGCCGCCATGGTCGGGGGCGGCTCGCGCCCGCGCCGGACTCGGCCGAGTACGACACCTACGTGCATTGGCTGCACTATGCCGAGGGCTCGGCCATGCTGCCCCTCATGCTCGGCCTGTATGTGGGACGGCTGGGCGAGGCGGGCGCGCCGCTCAAGCCCCGCATCTCCAGCGAGGTGAAGAACCACCTCGGCTACATCTCGGGAGCGCTCGGGGAGCGGGACTACCTCGTCGGCAACAGCTTCAGCGCCGCCGACATCCAGATGAGCTTCGTGCTGGAAGCGGCGCGGCCCACGGGCGCCCTGGACTCCCTTCCCAACCTCGGTGCCTATCTCGAACGCTTGCACGCCCGCCCCGCCTATCAGCGCGCCATCCAGCGTGGCGGCCCCCTGGACATGGGCGGCATAGGCAAGCGGTGA
- a CDS encoding lytic transglycosylase domain-containing protein, producing MRAGKLVGWVACLVLLGGVGPWGAPPPAGAWQLPPASDGGSDALPPERSVEELRDAVQTRRSPAARQLRLALEAVPRQPAEVLRVAALLQEDPLFLPYGLQLEAASSRTVARELLAGGKRVEALEAANRALALYQRAAESCPSPVAARKLPEELGRTEALAGEAHHGQQQWAEAQRLYESAFAHFATAELLRSFLPETLGRYAESCARQAKPSISPTCVEWLRRFVQMEERGSPKSLAITKHVSLESLGPFPPPEPRTPAASGVAADTQAFAKAMALYQARKFGAAAAGFQALTETYPTSAHVLRARYWRGRALGRSKQQKESRAVFKALVEDAPLTWYGLLAAGALGENLQARISPTPAKAATRDAALVPCEQQRVERAEHFLAEDMAPLAAEELQGLATREPARLGAPFLLYVAMLHSEAGDDPAAFQVVSELLRRKHPDALTPFALRLLFPPRHLELVQKYAAEHGLEPALVLSVMKQESSFRTNAESGQGALGLMQLLPGTAEGLEKGAGGQLLQVEPNIRVGTKYLRYLLDYFCGNRALALASYNAGMGRVNGWKKQGLLGTDLIDFVESIPVRETRDYVAQIIRNHYWYSSRVIDTKARPLDHFWSSGAKAKTGRCAPKKAQKAPARKQSSKK from the coding sequence ATGCGCGCGGGGAAGCTCGTGGGGTGGGTCGCCTGTCTCGTCCTCCTCGGAGGCGTGGGGCCGTGGGGTGCGCCTCCGCCCGCCGGGGCCTGGCAGCTTCCGCCCGCCAGCGATGGAGGCAGTGACGCCCTCCCCCCCGAGCGCTCCGTCGAGGAATTGCGCGACGCGGTCCAGACACGCCGCTCACCGGCCGCGCGGCAACTGCGGCTCGCCCTCGAGGCCGTCCCGCGCCAGCCCGCGGAGGTCCTGCGCGTCGCGGCGCTGCTGCAAGAGGACCCGCTCTTCCTCCCCTACGGCCTCCAGCTCGAGGCCGCGAGCTCACGCACCGTGGCGAGGGAGCTCCTCGCCGGAGGCAAGCGCGTGGAGGCGCTGGAGGCGGCGAACAGGGCCCTCGCGCTCTACCAGCGTGCCGCGGAGAGCTGCCCCTCCCCTGTCGCGGCAAGGAAGCTGCCCGAGGAGCTCGGGCGGACCGAGGCCCTGGCGGGCGAGGCCCATCACGGGCAGCAACAATGGGCGGAGGCCCAGCGGCTCTACGAGAGCGCCTTCGCGCACTTCGCCACCGCCGAGCTGCTGCGGAGCTTCCTGCCGGAGACGCTCGGCCGCTACGCGGAGTCCTGCGCGCGGCAGGCGAAGCCCTCCATCTCCCCCACCTGCGTGGAGTGGCTCCGCCGCTTCGTCCAGATGGAGGAGCGAGGCTCCCCCAAGAGCCTGGCCATCACGAAGCACGTCTCCCTCGAGTCGCTCGGCCCCTTCCCTCCCCCGGAGCCCCGGACACCCGCCGCGTCCGGCGTGGCCGCGGACACCCAGGCGTTCGCGAAAGCGATGGCGCTCTACCAGGCGCGGAAGTTCGGGGCCGCCGCAGCGGGGTTCCAGGCCCTGACGGAGACGTACCCCACGTCGGCCCATGTCCTCCGTGCCCGCTACTGGCGGGGACGCGCGCTCGGCCGGAGCAAGCAGCAGAAGGAGTCCAGGGCCGTGTTCAAGGCGCTCGTGGAGGACGCGCCCCTCACCTGGTACGGCCTGCTCGCGGCGGGGGCCCTTGGGGAGAACCTCCAGGCGCGGATTTCCCCCACCCCGGCGAAGGCGGCGACGCGAGACGCGGCGCTCGTCCCGTGCGAGCAGCAGCGCGTGGAGCGGGCCGAGCACTTCCTGGCCGAGGACATGGCCCCGCTCGCGGCGGAGGAACTCCAGGGGCTGGCGACGCGAGAGCCGGCGCGGCTCGGCGCGCCCTTCCTGCTGTACGTCGCGATGCTGCACTCGGAGGCCGGAGACGACCCGGCGGCGTTCCAGGTGGTCAGCGAGCTGCTCCGGAGAAAGCATCCCGACGCGCTCACGCCGTTCGCGCTCCGGCTGCTCTTCCCGCCAAGGCACCTGGAGCTGGTCCAGAAGTACGCGGCCGAGCACGGGCTGGAGCCCGCCCTGGTGCTGAGCGTGATGAAGCAGGAGTCCTCCTTTCGCACCAACGCCGAGTCCGGGCAGGGCGCGCTCGGGCTGATGCAGCTGCTGCCCGGCACCGCGGAGGGGCTGGAGAAGGGCGCGGGCGGGCAGCTGCTCCAGGTGGAGCCCAACATCCGGGTCGGGACGAAGTACCTGCGCTATCTCCTCGACTACTTCTGCGGCAACCGCGCCCTCGCGCTCGCCAGCTACAACGCGGGGATGGGGCGGGTGAACGGCTGGAAGAAGCAGGGGCTCCTGGGGACGGACCTCATCGACTTCGTCGAGTCCATCCCCGTGCGAGAGACGCGCGACTACGTGGCGCAGATCATCCGCAACCACTACTGGTACTCGTCGCGGGTCATCGACACGAAGGCGCGGCCGCTGGACCACTTCTGGAGCTCGGGCGCGAAGGCCAAGACGGGGCGCTGCGCTCCCAAGAAGGCCCAGAAGGCGCCCGCCAGGAAACAGTCCTCCAAGAAGTAG
- a CDS encoding alpha/beta hydrolase, giving the protein MSRPTPRWLRCTLSGSWVALVFACLSFTPSLLPRSGLFQGFVSGISAVIGYGLGVLGAWLWREFANRPPRTPRPRAWHTLFVMGIVALAGALLLGWHWQRRIRELMDVPHPDSADYLLAPLVAAAVFFGILTLGRGLRAVYRRLDALLSRHIGPRAARAMSGLAVVVVTALVASGLLWDGLIAMADRTLAVQDTTTAEGVVPPRSALRSGGPGSLVAWDSLGREGRNFVGRGPTVDELSAFSGTAAKEPIRVYAGYASAPDAEARAELAVKDLERAGGFERAHLLVVTTTGSGWVVPEAVAAFEYVTGGDSAIVATQYSHLWSWLSVLVDQERARDAGRALFDAVYEHWSSLPAGQRPKLLVFGESLGSYGGETAFSGERDLANRTDGVLFVGPPNFNTLYREFTDHRDAGSPEVEPIYRNGRIVRFSRRPGVEIPPVSAPWGDSRVLYLLHPSDPIIWWSPSLLLRRPDWLREPRGDDVLGRMVWLPFVTFWQVTADLPLGMAVPPGYGHVYTGEHVDGWVALLRPQGWTEQKSARLRELLEPAP; this is encoded by the coding sequence GTGAGCCGCCCCACGCCGCGCTGGCTGCGTTGCACGCTGTCGGGGTCGTGGGTCGCGCTGGTCTTCGCCTGCCTGTCCTTCACCCCATCCCTGCTGCCCCGCAGCGGGCTCTTCCAGGGGTTCGTCAGCGGCATCAGCGCGGTCATCGGCTACGGGCTGGGAGTGCTCGGCGCCTGGCTGTGGCGCGAGTTCGCCAACCGACCTCCAAGGACGCCCCGCCCGCGCGCATGGCACACCCTCTTCGTGATGGGAATCGTGGCGCTGGCCGGCGCGCTGCTGCTGGGCTGGCACTGGCAGCGGCGCATCCGGGAGCTCATGGACGTCCCCCACCCCGACAGCGCGGACTACCTGCTCGCGCCCCTCGTCGCGGCGGCTGTCTTCTTCGGGATCCTCACCCTGGGGCGGGGCCTGCGGGCGGTGTACCGCCGGCTTGACGCGCTGCTCTCCCGACACATCGGTCCTCGCGCGGCCCGCGCGATGAGCGGGCTGGCGGTGGTGGTGGTCACCGCCCTGGTGGCCAGCGGACTCCTATGGGACGGCCTCATCGCGATGGCGGACCGCACCCTGGCCGTGCAGGACACGACGACCGCGGAGGGAGTGGTCCCGCCCCGCAGTGCACTGCGCTCCGGCGGCCCCGGCTCCCTGGTGGCCTGGGACTCGCTGGGACGGGAGGGGCGCAACTTCGTGGGACGAGGCCCCACGGTGGACGAGCTCTCCGCCTTCAGCGGGACGGCCGCGAAGGAGCCGATCCGCGTGTACGCCGGCTACGCGTCCGCACCGGACGCCGAGGCCCGGGCCGAGCTCGCGGTCAAGGACCTGGAGCGCGCAGGCGGCTTCGAGCGCGCCCATCTGCTGGTCGTCACCACCACGGGCAGTGGCTGGGTGGTGCCAGAGGCCGTGGCCGCCTTCGAGTACGTGACGGGCGGTGACTCCGCGATTGTCGCCACGCAGTACTCGCACCTGTGGTCGTGGCTGTCCGTCCTCGTCGACCAGGAGCGGGCGCGTGACGCGGGCCGCGCGCTCTTCGATGCCGTCTATGAGCACTGGTCGAGCCTTCCCGCGGGCCAGCGCCCGAAGCTGCTGGTGTTCGGAGAAAGCCTGGGTTCCTACGGAGGCGAGACGGCCTTCAGCGGCGAGCGCGACCTGGCCAACCGCACTGACGGGGTGTTGTTCGTCGGGCCGCCCAACTTCAACACCCTCTACCGCGAGTTCACCGACCACCGTGACGCCGGCAGTCCCGAGGTGGAGCCCATCTACCGGAACGGCCGCATCGTGCGCTTCAGCCGCAGGCCGGGCGTGGAGATTCCTCCGGTGTCCGCCCCGTGGGGGGACTCCCGGGTGCTGTACCTGCTCCACCCTTCCGACCCCATCATCTGGTGGAGCCCCTCGCTCCTGCTGCGACGGCCGGACTGGCTGCGGGAGCCCCGAGGCGACGACGTCCTGGGACGGATGGTGTGGCTGCCCTTCGTGACGTTCTGGCAGGTGACAGCCGACCTGCCGCTCGGAATGGCGGTGCCGCCTGGTTACGGCCACGTGTACACCGGCGAGCACGTGGATGGCTGGGTGGCGCTCCTGCGGCCCCAGGGCTGGACCGAGCAGAAGTCGGCGCGGCTGAGGGAGCTGCTGGAGCCGGCCCCGTGA
- a CDS encoding DUF481 domain-containing protein, translated as MSPLILLFTVVSQTPTPPPAETAEDAPPPARVEAETEAEEDDEDEGPWTGSAGLGLSFFSGNTRAFTVTGDALAELDTPKWAATLEADGAYGEAAEGEDAEREVTAKTLGGWARGEYRMNPLLSAYSFVGAEADHPASLELRTEVELGIGVTFLEEEEDENELFLRGYVGGSYARDRRFQYIPTRENLPDVTLWSPALGLAFRYDVNEHVELREDALLLPDVFGDTRVLFDSTTKLAVHLTERFSLTTFFELQHDSSPAEGKVRTDTSLSLGGEVSL; from the coding sequence ATGAGCCCTCTCATCCTCCTCTTCACGGTCGTCTCCCAGACTCCCACGCCTCCTCCCGCCGAAACGGCGGAGGACGCTCCCCCGCCAGCTCGCGTCGAGGCTGAGACCGAGGCCGAGGAGGATGATGAGGACGAGGGACCCTGGACGGGCTCCGCCGGGCTCGGCCTCTCCTTCTTCAGCGGCAACACCCGCGCATTCACGGTGACGGGCGACGCCCTGGCGGAGCTCGACACTCCGAAGTGGGCGGCCACCCTGGAGGCGGACGGTGCCTACGGTGAGGCCGCTGAAGGCGAGGACGCGGAGCGCGAGGTCACGGCCAAGACGCTCGGTGGGTGGGCGCGCGGTGAGTACCGCATGAATCCCCTGCTCAGCGCCTACTCGTTCGTGGGCGCGGAGGCCGACCACCCCGCGAGCCTCGAGCTGCGCACCGAGGTGGAGCTGGGCATCGGCGTCACCTTCCTGGAGGAAGAGGAGGATGAGAACGAGCTGTTCCTGCGCGGCTACGTCGGTGGGAGCTATGCCAGGGACCGCAGGTTCCAGTACATCCCCACGCGCGAGAACCTCCCCGATGTAACGCTGTGGTCTCCCGCGCTCGGCCTCGCCTTCCGCTACGACGTCAACGAGCACGTGGAGCTTCGGGAGGACGCCCTGCTGCTTCCGGACGTCTTCGGCGACACACGCGTGCTGTTCGACTCCACCACGAAGCTCGCCGTGCACCTGACGGAGCGCTTCTCGCTCACCACGTTCTTCGAACTGCAACACGACAGCTCTCCCGCGGAGGGAAAGGTGCGCACGGACACCTCTCTTTCGCTGGGGGGCGAGGTATCGCTCTGA
- a CDS encoding AbgT family transporter, producing the protein MSKAAHFDDIHLEDEAKKKQPAKPPKKKGMARVLDTVERVGNKVPHPAIIFVVLIGVVMVLSHVFYLMGASVTYETINPETHAVEQTTTVAQSLLTGEGLRFMFAGVVQNFMNFNAVGVIIVAMLGVGVADSAGLVGALIRKLVAVAPRKALTYILVFVGILSSIAADAGYLVLIPLAAAAYLTVGRHPLAGLAASFAGVAAVFTVNILIKPLDGILTEITNDAIHIMAPDRSIDLTANFWFSAASVVMLTVVVALISDKMIEPRLGEYKGEKPAETGAKLSADESRGLKFAFWGLIGVLVFFGLLTLPPGAPLRNPETGAIVGDSPFMNGLIVAITVLFLVTGAAYGIGAKTIKNSVDVIKAMEKAVAGLGGLIFLLFIISQFIAFFTYSNMATLAAVKVGDALEHAGLGAVPLLVGFVVVVALLDLIMTGAIPKWAIFAPVFVPLLMRLNVDPEAVLAAYRVGDGPFNAISPLNAYFALIVTFAQKYQKDAGVGTVVALMLPYVIIVFAIWIVMLVGWHLLGLPWGLG; encoded by the coding sequence ATGAGTAAGGCGGCGCATTTCGACGACATCCACCTCGAAGACGAGGCGAAGAAGAAGCAGCCCGCGAAACCGCCGAAGAAGAAGGGCATGGCGCGGGTGCTCGACACGGTCGAGCGGGTGGGAAACAAGGTCCCTCATCCGGCGATCATCTTCGTCGTGCTGATCGGCGTCGTGATGGTGCTCTCCCACGTCTTCTACCTGATGGGAGCCAGCGTCACCTACGAGACCATCAACCCGGAGACCCACGCGGTGGAGCAGACGACCACCGTCGCGCAGAGCCTGCTCACGGGAGAGGGCCTGCGCTTCATGTTCGCGGGAGTCGTCCAGAACTTCATGAACTTCAACGCGGTCGGCGTCATCATCGTCGCCATGCTGGGCGTCGGTGTCGCTGACTCGGCGGGCCTGGTGGGCGCCTTGATCCGCAAGCTGGTGGCGGTCGCGCCTCGCAAGGCCCTGACGTACATCCTGGTGTTCGTCGGCATCCTGTCGAGCATCGCGGCGGACGCTGGCTACCTGGTCCTGATTCCCCTGGCGGCGGCGGCCTACCTCACCGTGGGCAGGCATCCCCTGGCGGGCCTGGCGGCGTCCTTCGCCGGTGTCGCCGCGGTCTTCACCGTCAACATCCTGATCAAGCCGCTGGATGGCATCCTGACCGAGATCACCAACGACGCCATCCACATCATGGCGCCCGACCGCTCCATCGACCTGACGGCGAACTTCTGGTTCTCCGCCGCGTCGGTCGTCATGCTGACCGTCGTGGTCGCGCTCATCAGCGACAAGATGATCGAGCCCCGGCTGGGTGAGTACAAGGGAGAGAAGCCAGCCGAGACGGGAGCGAAGCTGTCCGCGGATGAGTCGCGAGGGCTGAAGTTCGCGTTCTGGGGGCTCATCGGGGTCCTGGTGTTCTTCGGCCTGCTGACGCTGCCCCCGGGAGCGCCCCTGCGGAATCCGGAGACGGGCGCCATCGTCGGAGACTCGCCGTTCATGAACGGCCTCATCGTCGCCATCACCGTGCTGTTCCTGGTGACGGGCGCCGCCTACGGCATCGGCGCGAAGACCATCAAGAACAGTGTCGACGTCATCAAGGCCATGGAGAAGGCGGTCGCCGGGCTGGGCGGCCTCATCTTCCTGCTCTTCATCATCAGCCAGTTCATCGCCTTCTTCACCTACTCCAACATGGCGACGCTCGCGGCCGTGAAGGTGGGTGATGCCCTGGAGCATGCGGGGCTCGGCGCCGTTCCGCTGCTCGTCGGGTTCGTCGTGGTCGTCGCCCTCCTCGACCTCATCATGACGGGCGCCATCCCGAAGTGGGCCATCTTCGCGCCGGTCTTCGTGCCGCTGCTGATGAGGCTGAACGTCGACCCCGAAGCCGTGCTGGCCGCCTACCGGGTGGGCGATGGGCCGTTCAATGCCATCTCCCCGCTGAACGCCTACTTCGCGCTGATCGTCACCTTCGCCCAGAAGTACCAGAAGGACGCAGGCGTGGGGACGGTCGTCGCGCTGATGCTGCCCTACGTCATCATCGTCTTCGCCATCTGGATCGTCATGCTCGTGGGCTGGCACCTCCTGGGGCTTCCGTGGGGACTCGGGTGA
- a CDS encoding type II asparaginase, which produces MSRVHLLATGGTIAGKAGSEVDPGYRSGEVAVEGLINAVPGLRALAQLQGEQVAQVGSQDMNDALWLRLAARVGALFAANEADGVVITHGTDTVEETGYFLHLVVKSHRPVVLTGAMRPATALSADGPLNLYNAVAVAADPEARGRGAIVVLNDDLHCARDVTKASTTDVHTFISPGPGLLGSASYGRIRYFRQPPHPHSAASEFSVDGLERLPRVDILYAYSNMPADLVRASVAAGARGIVMAGMGNGNVSTEAARALAAAVKAGVVVVRSTRVVSGDVGRNIEVDDDALGFVAADQLNPQKSRVLLQLCLARGLGRGAVQEAFYRY; this is translated from the coding sequence ATGTCGAGAGTGCATCTTCTGGCCACGGGCGGCACCATCGCGGGGAAGGCCGGGTCCGAGGTGGACCCGGGCTACCGCTCCGGCGAGGTCGCCGTGGAGGGGCTCATCAACGCCGTCCCCGGGCTGCGCGCGCTGGCGCAGCTCCAGGGCGAGCAGGTGGCCCAGGTCGGCAGCCAGGACATGAACGACGCCCTCTGGCTGCGTCTGGCGGCCCGGGTGGGCGCCCTCTTCGCCGCCAACGAAGCGGATGGCGTCGTCATCACGCACGGCACGGACACGGTGGAGGAGACCGGCTACTTCCTCCACCTGGTGGTGAAGAGCCACCGGCCCGTGGTCCTCACGGGCGCCATGCGGCCGGCCACCGCACTGAGCGCGGACGGGCCGCTCAACCTCTACAACGCGGTCGCCGTCGCCGCGGATCCCGAGGCGCGCGGGCGCGGGGCCATCGTGGTCCTGAACGACGACCTCCACTGCGCGCGCGACGTGACGAAGGCCAGCACCACGGACGTGCACACCTTCATCTCACCGGGCCCGGGCCTCCTGGGCAGCGCCAGCTATGGGCGCATCCGCTACTTCCGCCAGCCCCCCCACCCCCACTCCGCCGCCTCCGAGTTCTCGGTGGACGGCCTCGAGCGCCTGCCCCGGGTCGACATCCTCTACGCGTACTCCAACATGCCCGCCGACCTGGTGCGCGCCAGCGTCGCGGCGGGCGCGCGCGGCATCGTGATGGCGGGAATGGGCAACGGCAACGTGTCCACGGAAGCAGCGCGTGCGCTCGCCGCGGCGGTGAAGGCGGGCGTCGTCGTCGTGCGCAGCACCCGCGTGGTGAGCGGCGACGTGGGCCGGAACATCGAGGTGGACGATGACGCGCTGGGCTTCGTCGCCGCCGACCAGCTCAACCCGCAGAAGAGCCGCGTGCTGCTCCAGTTGTGCCTGGCCAGGGGCCTGGGCCGAGGCGCCGTGCAGGAGGCGTTCTACCGCTACTGA